Proteins from a single region of Urocitellus parryii isolate mUroPar1 chromosome 4, mUroPar1.hap1, whole genome shotgun sequence:
- the Xndc1n gene encoding protein XNDC1N, protein MAPVKISHVVSFSSQDPKYPVENLLNPDSQGRPWLSCPQDKSGQLKVELQLERAVPISYIDVGNCGCAFLQIDVGRSSWSLDRPFITLLPATTLMSLTDSKQGKNRSGVRMFKNDDFLAPASGESWDRLRLTCSQPFTRHQSFGLAFLRVRSSLDSSDDPVMDLSVPVSSELSQGSSDTQESHPQPWLANPSIRRTFFPEPQTSSKKISELKDILKQLQPGTLGRSAHMVLSAARRAPSANMASPKSNHAEPGPSLPKNAVPRAEEEDSENDVVRTKRRKMQDQRPLTNSNSRLNRKGTVKARQREYQSQAPNSGVQDSEQCPICAGSFSIEILPLHAATCGETSPPHPASPSSPSSSQSVLWVSSPESSPPISWVQCPICQFQFSAREIEEHASVCGEVFPA, encoded by the exons ATGGCTCCTGTGAAGATCAGTCATGTGGTATCATTTTCCTCTCAG GATCCCAAGTATCCTGTGGAGAACTTGCTGAACCCAGATAGTCAGGGGAGGCCTTGGCTCAGCTGCCCTCAGGACAAGAGTGGGCAACTGAAAGTGGAACTACAGCTGGAGAGGGCAGTGCCCATTAGCTATATTGATGTAG GTAACTGTGGCTGTGCTTTCCTGCAAATTGATGTGGGCCGTTCTTCCTGGTCCCTAGACAGACCTTTCATCACCCTGCTCCCTGCAACCACACTAATGTCCCTCACTGATTCAAAGCAGGGGAAGAACCGCTCAGGGGTCCGCATGTTTAAAAATG ATGATTTCCTGGCTCCAGCCTCAGGAGAATCATGGGATCGACTTCGCCTGACTTGTTCCCAACCGTTCACACGTCATCAGTCCTTTGGCCTGGCCTTTCTGCGGGTGCGTTCCTCTCTGGACTCCTCAGATGACCCTGTGATGGATCTCTCAGTCCCTGTGAGCTCTGAGCTAAGCCAG GGCTCTTCTGACACTCAGGAGTCGCATCCTCAACCCTGGCTGGCTAATCCTTCTATCCGGAGGACATTCTTCCCAGAACCCCAGAC AAGCTCTAAGAAGATTTCAGAGCTCAAGGATATCCTAAAGCAGTTACAACCAGGGACTCTGGGGCGTTCAGCCCATATGGTGCTTTCTGCAGCCCGCAGGGCACCTTCAGCCAATATGGCAAGCCCAAAGAGCAATCATGCAGAACCAGGTCCCAGTCTTCCAAAGAATGCAG TGcccagagcagaggaggaggactCAGAGAATGATGTTGTCAGGACAAAGAGACGAAAAATGCAGGACCAAAG GCCTTTGACCAACTCAAACTCCCGGCTGAACAGGAAGGGGACAGTAAAGGCAAGGCAAAGAGAATACCAATCCCAGGCCCCAAACAGTGGTGTCCAGGATAGTGAACAATGCCCCATTTGTGCAG gTTCCTTCAGCATTGAGATTCTTCCCCTGCATGCTGCCACTTGTGGAGAGACCTCCCCGCCTCACCCAGCTTCTCCCTCCTCACCATCTTCATCCCAGTCTGTACTGTGGGTGTCATCCCCAGAGAGTTCACCTCCCATTTCCTGGGTCCAGTGTCCCATCTGCCAGTTCCagttctcagcaagagaaatagaagaacatGCCAGTGTGTGTGGGGAGGTTTTTCCAGCGTGA